A stretch of Treponema vincentii F0403 DNA encodes these proteins:
- a CDS encoding glucose-6-phosphate isomerase, translated as MWKNLDECSFLRDLQEAQIPDLTQWMHGEGGAYRIERYSIPMPAGMHYNYAAKQVDDNILNILGAVADEQQIKLKYEMLLNGDEINTGENRKVLHHLTRGQLGGDVIYNGKNMRTFYLEQLEKIREFSEAVRSGSITTPSGKPFTDVVQIGIGGSDLGPRALYLALKAWGERHNKLKLRAHFISNVDPDDAVAVLSALDLSTTLFILVSKSGTTLETLTNERFVSQFLQEAGLNPAKQMVAVTSETSPLANNPSYLASFYMDDFIGGRYSSTSACGGAVLSLALGADTFDTLLAGAAAADKQALNPGMSRNAALTDALIGIYERNILGYGSTAILPYSQALSRFPAHLQQLDMESNGKSVNRFGKPIHYKTGPVIFGEPGTNGQHSFYQLLHQGTDIIPLQFIGFEESQYGKDITVEGSTSQQKLLANVVAQITAFACGKQDDDANKSFAGGRPSSLIYGKALTPETLGVLLAHYENKVMFQGFIWNINSFDQEGVQLGKVLAKKVLSHDMPPELAAYARLFGL; from the coding sequence ATGTGGAAAAACTTGGATGAATGTTCTTTCTTAAGAGATTTGCAAGAGGCACAAATACCGGATCTAACACAGTGGATGCATGGAGAGGGCGGCGCATACCGAATTGAGCGATATTCGATACCGATGCCTGCCGGTATGCATTATAATTATGCCGCAAAACAGGTTGATGATAACATACTAAATATTCTCGGCGCAGTTGCCGATGAACAGCAAATAAAATTGAAGTATGAGATGCTCCTGAACGGCGATGAAATCAATACCGGAGAAAACCGCAAAGTTCTGCATCACCTTACGCGCGGGCAGCTGGGCGGCGATGTTATCTATAACGGTAAAAATATGCGTACCTTTTATCTGGAACAGCTTGAAAAAATTCGCGAGTTTTCCGAAGCGGTCAGAAGCGGTTCCATCACCACTCCGTCCGGCAAGCCGTTCACCGATGTCGTGCAAATCGGTATCGGAGGTTCCGACCTCGGCCCGCGCGCATTGTACCTTGCGTTAAAAGCATGGGGAGAGCGGCATAACAAGCTCAAACTCCGCGCTCACTTTATATCCAATGTAGACCCCGATGATGCGGTAGCGGTGCTTTCCGCGCTGGATTTATCAACAACGCTCTTTATCTTGGTTTCCAAGAGCGGCACGACGCTCGAAACGCTGACCAACGAGCGCTTTGTCAGTCAATTTTTACAGGAAGCGGGGCTAAACCCTGCAAAGCAGATGGTTGCCGTAACGAGCGAAACCAGCCCGCTTGCGAATAATCCTTCCTACCTTGCTTCGTTCTATATGGATGACTTTATCGGCGGGCGGTATTCTTCAACCTCTGCGTGCGGCGGCGCGGTGCTGTCGCTGGCATTAGGCGCGGATACCTTTGATACTCTCCTCGCCGGAGCCGCAGCGGCAGATAAGCAAGCCCTGAATCCCGGCATGAGCAGAAACGCTGCGCTCACGGATGCGTTGATCGGTATCTACGAACGGAATATCCTCGGTTACGGCAGCACCGCGATTCTGCCCTACAGCCAAGCGCTTTCCCGCTTCCCCGCTCACCTGCAGCAGCTCGATATGGAGTCAAACGGTAAGTCGGTAAACCGCTTCGGCAAACCGATTCACTATAAAACGGGGCCGGTTATTTTTGGGGAGCCGGGTACTAACGGGCAGCATTCGTTCTATCAGCTGCTGCACCAAGGCACCGATATTATTCCGCTCCAATTCATCGGCTTTGAAGAAAGTCAATACGGCAAAGACATCACCGTAGAAGGATCTACCAGCCAGCAAAAGCTGCTTGCCAACGTTGTCGCGCAGATTACCGCCTTTGCGTGCGGCAAACAGGATGACGATGCGAATAAGAGCTTTGCCGGCGGGCGCCCTTCGAGTCTTATCTACGGAAAGGCGCTTACCCCGGAAACACTCGGCGTTTTGCTTGCGCACTACGAAAACAAGGTTATGTTCCAAGGCTTTATCTGGAATATCAACAGCTTCGATCAAGAGGGGGTGCAGCTCGGCAAGGTGCTGGCTAAAAAAGTCTTGTCGCACGATATGCCGCCCGAACTCGCCGCTTACGCCCGCCTTTTCGGACTATAG
- a CDS encoding MraY family glycosyltransferase, with the protein MQLTNMQLILFMMLIPCAVSAFFVYLVIIFAKRHNLYDDVGGRKIHSGNIPRLGGVGFFSAFVLSVFIVYFKFPGTIVITHQFSAIIIGGILIFCMGLWDDLKNWRAIYKLIVQLIAGCVVTYAGFRFTGISFAPIGLSIPFGILAYPITVLWIAGVTNAVNLMDGIDGQVGCLSISLLISYIVLFVKDSPPHFSMIYACIMLSAAIIGFLFFNLSYPKAKIFMGDAGSQFLGFVLAILPLVPRNNGYETAAAPFAAVFMMLPIFDMIAAIWRRIRDKKPIREGDRLHIHHKLMLFGYSPRGALVIVMVLQIIIDIFVTLAVISQGLMALATLIGLLLVGILFFALIHFEKEKHIAHESAAHTENNENL; encoded by the coding sequence ATGCAACTGACAAATATGCAGCTTATTCTGTTTATGATGCTGATCCCCTGTGCTGTTTCAGCTTTCTTTGTATACCTTGTAATTATTTTTGCAAAACGGCACAATTTATATGATGACGTCGGCGGCAGGAAGATACATTCGGGCAACATTCCGCGTTTAGGCGGTGTCGGTTTTTTTTCAGCCTTTGTACTAAGCGTCTTTATCGTCTATTTCAAATTCCCGGGAACTATTGTAATAACTCACCAATTCTCCGCTATTATTATCGGAGGCATTTTAATCTTTTGCATGGGGCTGTGGGATGATTTAAAAAACTGGCGGGCTATTTATAAACTTATCGTTCAACTCATTGCAGGGTGTGTCGTTACCTATGCAGGTTTCCGCTTTACCGGCATCAGTTTTGCCCCCATCGGTCTTTCCATCCCCTTCGGTATTCTTGCCTATCCGATAACAGTACTCTGGATTGCAGGGGTTACCAATGCCGTAAACTTAATGGACGGAATCGACGGACAAGTCGGCTGTTTAAGTATTTCACTGCTCATCAGCTATATCGTGCTCTTCGTTAAAGATTCTCCGCCTCATTTTTCCATGATTTATGCCTGCATCATGTTAAGCGCTGCTATTATCGGGTTTTTATTTTTTAATCTTTCCTATCCTAAAGCAAAGATATTCATGGGCGACGCAGGCTCTCAATTTCTCGGCTTCGTACTTGCAATACTTCCGTTGGTACCGAGAAATAATGGGTACGAAACTGCAGCGGCTCCTTTTGCTGCTGTTTTTATGATGCTGCCTATATTCGATATGATTGCAGCTATTTGGCGGCGAATACGGGATAAAAAACCGATTCGGGAAGGGGACAGGTTACACATCCACCATAAGCTGATGCTCTTCGGTTATTCGCCGCGGGGTGCATTGGTCATCGTAATGGTTTTGCAGATTATCATCGATATTTTCGTAACACTTGCTGTCATTTCTCAGGGGCTGATGGCGTTAGCAACTCTTATCGGACTATTGCTGGTCGGAATCTTATTCTTTGCGCTCATCCATTTTGAAAAAGAAAAACATATTGCTCATGAGAGTGCCGCTCATACGGAAAATAATGAGAACCTCTAA
- a CDS encoding Glu/Leu/Phe/Val family dehydrogenase, with amino-acid sequence MSKETLNPLANAQAQVKKACDALGTDPAVYELLKEPQRMIEISIPVKMDNGSIKVFKGYRSAHNDAVGPYKGGIRFHQNVNADEVKALSIWMSIKCQVTGIPYGGGKGGITVDPSELSQRELEQLSRGWVRGLYKYLGEKVDVPAPDVNTNGQIMAWMQDEYNKLTGEQTIGVFTGKPLTYGGSKGRNEATGFGVAVVMREACKAIGMDLKKSTVAVQGFGNVGKFTVKNIIKLGGKVVAVAEFDKKEGTYATYKESGFTFEELDAAKAKDGSLLHVPGAKKISLDDFWALNVDVISPCAMENAIKEHEANLIKAKLICEGANGPITLEADDILYKKGILVTPDILTNAGGVTVSYFEWVQNLYGYYWTEKEVEEKEERAMVDAFNPIWALKQEKNVSFRQATYMKSIKRIDEAMKVRGWY; translated from the coding sequence ATGAGCAAAGAAACCTTAAACCCGTTGGCGAATGCGCAAGCGCAAGTAAAAAAAGCATGCGATGCTTTGGGTACGGATCCCGCGGTGTATGAATTATTGAAAGAACCGCAGCGGATGATCGAAATTTCCATTCCGGTAAAGATGGATAACGGCTCTATCAAGGTATTTAAGGGATATAGATCTGCACATAACGATGCGGTCGGCCCCTATAAGGGCGGTATCCGATTCCACCAGAATGTTAATGCCGATGAAGTAAAAGCTCTTTCTATCTGGATGAGTATTAAATGTCAAGTTACCGGTATTCCCTACGGCGGCGGCAAGGGCGGTATCACTGTTGATCCTTCCGAACTGTCTCAGAGAGAACTTGAACAGCTGTCACGCGGCTGGGTACGCGGTTTATATAAGTACTTAGGCGAAAAAGTAGACGTACCTGCTCCGGACGTCAACACCAACGGCCAAATCATGGCATGGATGCAGGATGAATACAATAAGCTGACCGGCGAACAGACAATCGGCGTATTTACCGGTAAGCCGCTTACTTATGGCGGTTCCAAGGGAAGAAACGAAGCGACCGGTTTCGGTGTTGCGGTTGTTATGCGCGAAGCCTGCAAGGCGATCGGTATGGATTTGAAAAAATCAACCGTTGCCGTTCAAGGTTTCGGAAACGTCGGAAAGTTCACCGTTAAAAACATCATCAAGTTGGGCGGAAAAGTCGTTGCAGTCGCAGAGTTCGACAAAAAAGAAGGTACTTACGCAACCTATAAAGAAAGCGGATTTACCTTTGAAGAATTGGATGCTGCAAAGGCAAAAGACGGCAGCTTGCTCCACGTCCCCGGTGCGAAGAAGATTTCTCTCGATGACTTCTGGGCATTGAACGTAGATGTTATCAGCCCCTGCGCAATGGAAAACGCAATTAAAGAGCACGAAGCCAATCTGATTAAAGCAAAGCTGATCTGCGAAGGCGCAAACGGCCCCATCACATTGGAAGCGGACGATATCCTTTACAAGAAAGGCATCCTCGTTACTCCCGATATTTTGACCAATGCGGGCGGCGTTACCGTTTCTTACTTTGAATGGGTACAGAACCTCTACGGCTACTACTGGACCGAAAAAGAAGTTGAAGAGAAAGAAGAGCGCGCGATGGTCGATGCGTTTAACCCGATTTGGGCATTAAAGCAAGAAAAGAACGTTTCTTTCCGCCAAGCAACTTATATGAAGTCCATCAAGAGAATTGATGAAGCTATGAAGGTAAGAGGCTGGTATTAA